From Malaya genurostris strain Urasoe2022 chromosome 2, Malgen_1.1, whole genome shotgun sequence:
ttttcgcatatcccccaaagttttgtctcgaggacgctttaAACTTCGacttgggtgtttttcccttataatcgcgagtgctctgataaagtcgctttttataaagcgaaacatgtcactatatttattcaatatttttacttgcaagtggttccacgcttcttcgaagattatccattttttcactagagaatttcatcagaaaataatcgcgcaatgcgaagcgaaaatgtaacgcagcaataaatgacagctgtcgtgctgaatctcggcaacagctagcgcatattccgaaatctctgcaaacgtctctgctgatgtcggcatatctgttgtttactgataatttcagcaagcaattatgccaaatttcggcaaagtgaagcattttaccgaaatatcagtgaatgaagttcagaaacatgcataTTGATTACTGTGCGATCAgtaaatttacgtgttgctgatcagtttcggcattttattatgccgagctcaagaaatggttttaagattGTAGTatcccgaaatcagcaaatgcatTTACCGAAATTCGGCAAGAAAACTGTCATTAACGTTCTACATTTTCGTTTGGCACTACGCAGTTATTttctaacgaaaaaaatggaattagTCTAAAAGTAAGCCGTATGTATCTACGATATATCCAGTGAGCATAATAGTAacaaattattgttgattatgTATAGAAAGCTCCTTTCAGGTCCTGCTTTCACTATCGGGAAGTTATTATAGGATATGCCGAAGAACTTCAAGAACATGTCAGCCAACAAATTCGACAATCGGCGTTGAGTCTGACATGCATATTTTACAATTGCACGTCCACGAAACATAAATAATGTAATTTATTCTTTATGTGTTtatatgaaaatgaaatgaaatcttGATCCCCAATTGAATGTTtacaattaaaacaaaaacgtgcctaatccacctacacggagaaccggcagatcacaaaatttcaatattgcaattgttgtttcacgccctggttattTCAACTACAATGTTATTGATATatatgttgattttgtcataaccattcaggtaaacgaAATTGCTGCATTCGAATGCTGTAACTTGGCTGAgtacgaagacagcaaaacgcaaaataaaaacaatgtaTTTTCGTATGTACCTAGGGGAGAGCGAAGAGGGCATTCGCCTCGGGCGCCACATTTGAAGGGGGCTGCAAAGTCTTTGGGACCTTTTATTTTTGTTCGTCGAAGATCTTTGCAGATTTccggatttttgttttttgctcactaacccaacgatgggggcggcaaaactcttattttgccccgggcactaaatttcctcggtacgccactgtgcGTGTGGATTGAAAATTTCTTAATGCCCTGTGAACATTTTGTTGGTTAATTCCATCTTTGGAATTATGATCTATTGTTGCATTTCTACATCATAGTGTTAAAGCTATAAGCAGCTACTTAGGTAACATTTCATAGCTTAAACGAagactaacagtaaaaaatatttattgcaataggcatcttaagttcaaattattgaataattggttgaaacaactgagacagctTTTGCTTTCATACATTCAGATAACTTTGATGGGAGTGCTCAGTTACAcaagtgacacctcattgaaacgtttcattttccgtgTATGCGATTGCTCATTTGTAACGTTgcattactcgtttgtggtgcgtgtctttactggatgtcattgctaaactgccagcacaataaattaaaagtatcagtttagttaaaacagcaATCGTTTAGTTGTATATAAATTATAAccattcaaattcagaaaaacaactaacgtTTTGGTTGTTCTGGGATCGCTGGATTTTCCGTGTAGCTgtgagatgatatcttttttatcaatccgcatgtgttttttgcatgaatattcttcggtgttttagttcttttgatattattttaaaGACCTCGTTTTAAGGGGCAGTTTGAAGTTTTAATCATtaacctgtaatgtcgaaactgcaaatcggatcgaatttgaatctaaacgtgtgacaaccgattgaacattccatgagatgcatgtcgaagtaagttccatgtATTAAGAAATTGTCTCCTATGGAGGGTTCAtttaaaatccaaaaaaaaaaataattttctttagcTTCGTGTAACCATTCTATCATTCTCAGCTCAGTGAAACATTCCCACAGTTTTAATACCACAGTATGTATACACGTTTTCATACACTCTGATTTACAATTATCACTCGAACTATTTGTAGTACTGTTCTGTTATAGTTTTGCAGCAAAATACTGTTTAAAATTATTTGAGCGTGCTCATCCAACTGTTTTATCGACAATGTCAAAAGGGATAGGGAAAAGAACATTATAAATGTTTAGCGTTGCTCTCGTTTCATTCGTTTAACGTTGGTTTCTACTCTATCGATTAATGTAAATCTAACGAATTTGATTGTACCCTAGAGAAGACCTTCTTCTTTATCCAATTGAGCTATAGCTGTATTTTAGTTAGTCATGCAATTTTCATCATAATATATTTGGTGTAGCTATAATCCAAAAATCTGAATTGGTCAGAACTATTCGTAAATTCAATATACACAAGAAGCAATGAATGCAATATTTACATTTAACAATGTATTTTTATGATAGGTTACCATGTATTGCTGCTATATTTGGTATGAAAAAATAGATGTTATGTTCCATAGAGCTACTCTAAATGTGGGTTAGAATAATCCAGTTTGACTGACgtgaagtaaaattttgaattcgcTCATTTATTACAGTAGGTGGTTGGAGCATTATTTAATAAAGTCATAAAACTATACTAAAACGAGAATAGCCATAATGAAATCATGTCATATGGTTCAGCAGAAGTTctttataattattttaattacctGCATTTTTTTGCTACTGCAGCATGTTATGAAATAACCGTATACTATATTGCAACAACAAATTATATCATCTGTGTACAATACTTTGCAGTTgatcaaaaatcaaatgagGTTACCGCAACACAAAACATTTGCATATAATTTGAACTATACCAGTTGCAATTTTTGATTATACGGGGTATTAGAAGTCGACAAAAAGCTTTTCATCCTAACATCGCATATATGATTACATTTGCGTATCGGTACAATATTTTAAGATACATTTCATATTGCATACAACAGAtgaaatcatttgaaaacaatCAACAACACACTTTTTCTCatattgaaatcggatcagaaaattttcattgatttaaaCAGAATCTTGGGTGCCGGGTGAAGTGGAAACAATTTTTCTTCTACGAAAATTTACTTCTCGCTTGAAGAAATGATTTTGACAGTGATTTATAAATGATTTCACAAATTGGAAATCGTTTCCAAAAAACTCTTACAGTGGTCATCCTCGCACACGTATGCTTCTACTAGTACAACGAAACGTTGGATAGCCCGTACCAAAGGCAGCGATATAGCTCGTTTCAATCCACGGACCCCTTGATGATAAACTGAGCGAAAGTCGCTGAGTTTTGACAGTTGTCCATCGCATCTCACAAGAACGTCAGTTGCATTTGCTTTTGTTGGTAATTTTTTCGCAACCTCACAGCAGCAGTTAAATTTCAGTTCGGTAGTGCATTCGTGAAATCGGGTTTACGTGAGTGTAATTCTCCATTGCGTCCGCTAGTGATTGTAGTACGTCGTTCACGGGCAGGTGCAACCAACATTACTTACATAAGTCTGCTGGATCTCTAAACTGTGGCAGGGGAACCGACGGATTGTGTGACCAGCTAGACTGACAAAAATGTCCAAAGCAAGCAAAATTGTGAGTAGACCTCCCTCAGCATTGTTTTTCCTTGTCCTTAATCATCAAAAGGGAGAAGGGGTAATGACGTGCCGGATACTGTGCTTTATTGAATGATGGTCTATACTGGCGAGTGTATCAGAATTTATATGCAAAGATCTTTTGCTATGCATTAATAAGTTCTCCTGGTCAGGAACAACTCAATAAACCGGTTACAGTTTTattaattcagttccagaactaaCCTCTATCAAAATAAGATTTACCAAATGTCATTCTTGATGGCTGTTTGTTTTCTCTTGTAGTCAGTGTTGCCAGTTCGTAGTTCCAACTGTATTTTAATGGATTGGATTTTAAACCTGTATATTCTATTATTTTCAGTACCATGGATCCATAATTTTTAATGTTAATTCTTGTAAATGTTGTGCGTTTTAACTTTACAGTTCATGTGATTCGTTCTAGGTACTCCGGATTCAATCCGCTGAAGGTACAAAGCGAGTGGAAATCGCCGAAAATGGATCCCTGCGGGAGCTATACGACCTCGTCCACAGTAGCCTTCCCAATAGTGACGGGTTTGCTTTATATAAGGAACGAAACTGCAGCAAAGAGGTAAATATAATTTcatcattcattttatttacacataatattgggaaaattttttaCAGCTCGTATCCAGTCGATCTAAAACGTTGAAAGAAAACGGCCTAAAACATGGCGATATGATTTATCTAAAGGACATCTCAGGACCTTCGACCTCTAAGGGACATGTAAGACATCTATGTttaaatgaagaggttttttttcgaaaatgagcCGTAACATTTCAGGAAAGAAGTTCCTCTACAGCTTCAGTTTCGTCAACGGGCAGTTTCTCGATGATTGGAGTAGCTGGATCAAGTCGTGAACCAACTCCCGGCACTAGCTCAGGTCCCGTCGGAACAGGAATTTCCAATGGTGAAGATTCCGTTGATGTTGAATTATACAAACTAGATGGACGAATTCAAAGGAAACGAGATGAAAAACTGTAAATATCTGCATTTCATTAAAAGTGGAACTGTTGAATAAACCTCTCTCTCTTAGATGCCGTCATAACTCGAATGGTTGCTGTGTCCATTGTTCCCCGCTGGAACCATGGGACGAATCCTACCTCAAAGAGCAAAAAATTAAACACTACTCATTTCACACGTACTTGAAAAAGCTCACGTCCGGTGTCGATCGCGGTAAGTTTGTGGCTATGGAAGATTTAAACTGCAAGATAAAAACCGGATGCCGTGATCATCCACCGTGGCCCAAGGGTATTTGCTCCAAGTGCCAACCGTCGGCAATCACGCTAAATCGGCAAATCTATCGGCATGTTGACAATGTGATGTTCGAAAATACGGGAATCGTCGAGCGATTCTTGAATTACTGGCGCACCACAGGCCATCAGCGTATTGGGATGCTTTTCGGCACCTACGAAATCCATCCGGACGTTCCGCTGGGCATTCGGGCTCGTGTAGCAGCAATCTACGAGCCGCCCCAGGAAAGTAATCGCGACTCGATTCGACTGTTGGATGACGAGCATGAGATCGAGGTGGATGAGTTGGCCCAACAGTTGGGATTGCGTCGTGTCGGGTGGATTTTCACTGATTTGCTAGCGGAGAATGCTGCCGCTGGGACGGTCAAGCATGTCCGTAACATCAAGACACATTTTCTGACGGCACATGAGTGCATATTGGCTGGACACTTGCAGAATAAGTATCCCAACCGTTGCAAATATGCGTCCAATGGGTACTTTGGTTCGAAATTTACTACGGTTTGTGTCACTGGTAGGTTGACAGCTAAGCCGCGTGCCTGTTGCCGgtcggggtacaaataaacatCGCTTCTTTTTAGGTGACGACAAAAAGCAAGTGCACATGGAAGGCTATGCGGTTTCGGCACAGTGCATGGCGCTGGTCCGCGATAATTGTCTCATTCCTACGAAAGACGCATCCGAACTGGGCTACATTCGCGAATCAACGGACAAGCAGTATGTTCCGGATGTCTACTACAAGGTTAGTGATGAAGGTTTTTCATTTCGTAAGGTTTAATTCGACATATGGCATGTCGATGTCATCGCAGCACCGCAGTGTCGGATTCTTTCCACGGTTTAGGATCGCTGTTTTGACAACTACGTGAGTGGAAattcaaacacttaaaattgtttcatcaGGCAAATTCCTTTGTCTTATGATAGAATCAATTTGCCCGCAATGATAGAATCAATTCCCGTTGTTGTGCTGGCCATATGAAGCAGTCATATTGTAGCACTTTTATGCTTATGGGAGGTGGctaattcttattattattttacTAAAGAACGACCAGAGAGTAACGTACAACACAAGTCACTTTCGCAAGCAGTCTATTTAATCTTCACATGCACTGAACTACACCGTATGCAGTTTCAATAATTTATCGCATGATGGTTGGGAATATTTATTGCACATACCAAACGGCCTTTATGCCAAATGATCGACTAAGTGACCGGACACCAAAACATactttgaaagcaaaaaatactGACTTGAAGAGTGTGAACATGCACCGTCCAAGCTTTTTTTTCCGATTGCTAATTACAACTGGTTGCCCGCGACGATTCGAGCTGTCAACTTTTGATGCCTTCAACTCCTGATCTACAGCTGCTTGCGGGACGTGacgattttcacatatcattTATGTACAGAATGAGCAATAGTGAACTCGAAACACTTCCTTGAGGCACACCCAAAtcgttttgtaacaaatttcagAAAGAATTTCTAAATTTAGCGTTTGGCGTTCTTTTAGATTGATAATTTTAAAATTAGTGTAACACAATTTCACGTAGCTCGATTTTGTACAAAACTTTTAGTAACTGCGATTCGTTCAATTGTCTCAAAAGCTCAACGCTGCATTGAATTTAGCACCTTCAACATTGATCTTCCAGTTCAGCAGATGAAGATTTATCGCCGAAGTGCCATATCTTTACTGAAGTGCCAAAAGAACAAGACTTCAACAGTTAAAAAGGAGGTTTTTGTAAGAGGTATACGATTtgattttcaacaaaaaaactgcaaggatcagcctcatggggttgttcgagccattgatgtggaacaagacaaccaaaatttctaatgatctacagtcaaacagttcaatcaatcgtcacacttttgaatccgcaattgcacgagagtctgcttaaattgatttttattaggaaccaacgccGAACACGCGAAACCAGAATATAGACtgtgtttgtcttgatttttatttgttttgttgccgacgaaattacatcattatcccaaatgtatgcaattatatttttgtacatgcgatacggatttcgatattagaGCTACTCtttgccaagcttgtgttcaagttttgtatgcaagttattttttagcgttaagtttctctcagccccctgctatgacgtcatgaaactgtggccagcatcattctgcaaaaaccaaaacaatgaagaaaaatGGCTAACCAAAAactggatattacaaactatttgttttttcAGTGCCCTTTAaagcacttccccgcaaattatcgaacagaatatcatcactacgataaggaaattaagattttactcgaattgaaatgctcgaatgtttgtttaccgtactctgagcgctctgattgcccaccaaatgccccagatgttggctacgctagcacttgctggagcgccctatctttgccaccgggctggtttctctaccattactaccattcagcgatttcggttgaaatgatgaactttttctcattaataATCTAGTTCATcttttataaattataaattaatcttaagcactcaaaatttaccctgagttagttgaaaatttcttaggcgaaaacgacataacatagaatttcatccgaactcgcatgacacaagaacaaagcataccaattaaagcttcaaatcgtttcatagctctttctgtcttgctgtctagcaacaacctacctttggcatgctacacgtaggactgaaacattagctataatttcgctttgatttatagattcgcctgcttccaacagcttcgcttttgcatcgattgaccaatcatagcgatgctttccctttgatagatcgcttactccttcaaaaccaccgtcatctatggcagggaaatcctgtataccggagatttttagcagacagaataggacactgttcgctactaatcaactttcaatcatatataattgaaaatatgtggctTGATACAATCAAATCGAggcttagaaatatttctaatcaaATTAAATTATCAATTAAAACCTGactacatttctacgtgtatttttccttggatttctgatttgcacccctatatagaaaataaagatgtgttccacatcgaaaaaattgaataaattgcTGAAATATTTATTGGAATTGATACAACAATCAATAAaacttaatgtttgaagatgatttcggtACCCTCTCTCCAATATATCAGCCGGAATGCAAAtgaatgcttcaatattggcttccagtgcgtcaatcgttgctggtttattctTGTAGACATGAGACTTTATATGCCCCTCATgaaatagtccaaaggcgttaaatcacacgatctaggcggccAATTAACGACGATTCttgatagaccaaactgaacaagtttgacaataacgcaagacacgattcacgcgtgatctgtcaaaaacagtgttgccaaaaagataccagcaagaaatcaccctttagtagtTGGTTTCGTGAGACGTTCTACATTTTCGTACCAACGTTTTTATATCTTTCTAACTCGTTTAGATCGACTAATTTTTTTGCCACACGTATAATCAAGAACATTCATTCCGGTCAATTAGGTAATTGGTTCATgtcagtcccgggttggcggtttaacGCATAGGGCACTGATCTTACAATCCAATAGTGGTATGCTCGAGTCTCGACCTGGAAtgattcgtagtgtcaatagaatcgtagcaccagccatgcaatggttctgtacactctgaatcggctgcgaagtctgttggaacataaggtcaaattccactacaggaatgtaataccaaggctttgttttTTTATGTCAGCTTCCAACGGTTAATTCTTCGTTATTTCAAGAGTCTTTCATCATAGGAATACCCCACAGATATCCGTTGGATTTTCAACCTGCAAAAaaatagagatcttacaaaagcgacatcattctgcatttccggaagaatgcagagcgATTCGCAATATTTATGAGCagagtaaattcggcaccccataagggatgtcgaacaatctgctaaaaccttttAGGTTAAAAAAGAAAGGGTTCACTCACTCAAGGAAGAATGATGAACCCCTttaactatagctccttaccatatTGGTTGAGAAGCGatggaatatcctttaattttagttccgcatacacagactcaaccatgtatggagaaccaaagacccggatacgtagttgcatcAATGCAGGACagctacatatcagatgatatgaagtgccttgatcgcattcacacaaatcacacgaataatactcagcacgttgaatagtagccatgtgatagttGATTTgacgttttgttattttttctgattcaaatctggtaaaaatgcttttgtctgagcgcaattatgcaagctgcgccagtatcTGGCTTGTTTGGAGGCAGCCTAAAACCGAATCCTGTGTTTTATCTAACTATTTGAcggaatcattcgttgcaccagtgaCCCATAAGAAGAAAACAGCATTTGCGAAGCTTAGGTCTACGATTTGAATTCGTTATGCGATTTCTAGAGCGCTCTTTGTTCGTCACTATTGaaatctaataccgttttcgtttttgaacctacacgcgggcgactctgactccgtgtaaaacgaacacgtggtttGCGCCCTCATAAAACTCATTCAtgtcagatttgaatgaaattttcttgACAAGTGGACTTTGTTTTCCAAAAAGTCACTCTGCATACGTTGTTTTTATTTCTAAAATTTATCTAGACTCACTTTTTGTCCCAATATAGAAAACTGTGTTCCCTCCCAACCGTCCATGTATTCTAAAAAGGGaatttttagaagaaaaaaaagtgtttctaactaaaactttttcttgtgCATTACTCATACTGCTTTTTTGTATTTGTAAATcgatttaagtcaattattttCAATGTATAACGGAACGTGAACGTGGTAAAAAACAGTTTAAGACAAaatctacatgtccagaaagtttaaTACAAATCTGAGAGAGTGCTGCCAACTTAccggcagtgttggtgattgccgaaaaattgacagaagctgctcgatacttatctatattgtatacaacattttcaattcgatagaagatgctacaagatctcgagtctctcaatgcatgaaccgcgagagaatttatctacatttcttcgctccacttcatactcttagtattgcacggcccttaaaaaaattacagtctgataatgattggtgctgtgtggaatttcccaagagagaatcgcaagttgacaattatcgcagaaaatcgaatcgatgattcgacttgatgattctcatactaggttgcaatattccaagacccttgtgtggagcattcacatacattttcatagacacaacttatacaaaggttatatgcacataattAGAATAAACGgctatagtaaaatgattctatcgcaattatccactgcccatacagaatcggatcgcgaaacgagaataagcgaccgtttgtttgaTTcgattgcgatgatatccgtctctcttcgatggcactgattgaatcgtgcgaagagttgctagtgagcgttctttgatacgataaatgcCACCCTTGCTTACTGGAACAGGTTTCACTTC
This genomic window contains:
- the LOC131432436 gene encoding nuclear protein localization protein 4 homolog isoform X2; the encoded protein is MSKASKIVLRIQSAEGTKRVEIAENGSLRELYDLVHSSLPNSDGFALYKERNCSKELVSSRSKTLKENGLKHGDMIYLKDISGPSTSKGHERSSSTASVSSTGSFSMIGVAGSSREPTPGTSSGPVGTGISNGEDSVDVELYKLDGRIQRKRDEKLCRHNSNGCCVHCSPLEPWDESYLKEQKIKHYSFHTYLKKLTSGVDRGKFVAMEDLNCKIKTGCRDHPPWPKGICSKCQPSAITLNRQIYRHVDNVMFENTGIVERFLNYWRTTGHQRIGMLFGTYEIHPDVPLGIRARVAAIYEPPQESNRDSIRLLDDEHEIEVDELAQQLGLRRVGWIFTDLLAENAAAGTVKHVRNIKTHFLTAHECILAGHLQNKYPNRCKYASNGYFGSKFTTVCVTGDDKKQVHMEGYAVSAQCMALVRDNCLIPTKDASELGYIRESTDKQYVPDVYYKEKDVYGNEVQRLGRPLPVEYLLVDVPASTPMVPLYTFHERKDVSQYFPVENRLIDGHIQDFAALSDYLGRSRSMDFLETMSDFHLLLYLYRMDMLPMKSQMGPLLEAVRDKDKTVANEWKNQEVWRTLEQLISATSHHDDSSMSNDVEFVSAGEAEQNWTCSHCTFINSRELPTCEMCNLPR
- the LOC131432436 gene encoding nuclear protein localization protein 4 homolog isoform X1, which translates into the protein MSKASKIVLRIQSAEGTKRVEIAENGSLRELYDLVHSSLPNSDGFALYKERNCSKELVSSRSKTLKENGLKHGDMIYLKDISGPSTSKGHERSSSTASVSSTGSFSMIGVAGSSREPTPGTSSGPVGTGISNGEDSVDVELYKLDGRIQRKRDEKLCRHNSNGCCVHCSPLEPWDESYLKEQKIKHYSFHTYLKKLTSGVDRGKFVAMEDLNCKIKTGCRDHPPWPKGICSKCQPSAITLNRQIYRHVDNVMFENTGIVERFLNYWRTTGHQRIGMLFGTYEIHPDVPLGIRARVAAIYEPPQESNRDSIRLLDDEHEIEVDELAQQLGLRRVGWIFTDLLAENAAAGTVKHVRNIKTHFLTAHECILAGHLQNKYPNRCKYASNGYFGSKFTTVCVTGDDKKQVHMEGYAVSAQCMALVRDNCLIPTKDASELGYIRESTDKQYVPDVYYKEKDVYGNEVQRLGRPLPVEYLLVDVPASTPMVPLYTFHERKDVSQYFPVENRLIDGHIQDFAALSDYLGRSRSMDFLETMSDFHLLLYLYRMDMLPMKSQMGPLLEAVRDKDKTVANEWKNQEVWRTLEQLISATSHHDDSSMSNDVEFVSAGEAEQNWTCSHCTFINSRELPTCEMCNLPRV